A region of Saccharococcus thermophilus DNA encodes the following proteins:
- a CDS encoding tRNA threonylcarbamoyladenosine dehydratase: MLHQFSRNELAIGKEGLEKLKQATVAVLGVGGVGSFAVEALARSGIGRLVLVDRDNVDITNINRQIHALLSTIGRPKVELMKERIADINPECEVIALQMFYTEETYEQFFSYDLDFVIDASDTIIYKVHLMKECLKRNIPIISSMGAANKMDPTRFRIVDISKTHTDPIAKVIRAKLRKEGIRRGIPVVFSDEKPIVIREDVRKVVGNDQSPIRKAQMPPSSNAFVPSVAGLIMASYVVRELLKDIKIYRVGED, translated from the coding sequence ATGCTACACCAGTTTTCACGCAATGAATTGGCAATCGGCAAAGAAGGGCTTGAAAAGTTAAAACAAGCAACAGTGGCGGTTCTAGGCGTTGGGGGAGTCGGCTCTTTTGCGGTGGAGGCGCTGGCCCGTTCCGGCATCGGACGTCTCGTTCTTGTTGACCGGGACAATGTCGATATCACGAATATTAACCGGCAGATTCATGCACTTCTTTCGACGATCGGCCGTCCGAAAGTTGAATTGATGAAAGAGCGGATCGCCGATATTAATCCGGAATGTGAAGTGATTGCACTGCAAATGTTTTATACGGAAGAGACGTATGAGCAATTTTTTAGCTATGATCTCGATTTTGTCATCGATGCTTCCGATACGATTATCTATAAAGTGCACTTAATGAAAGAATGCTTAAAGCGCAATATTCCGATTATTTCTAGCATGGGAGCGGCCAATAAAATGGATCCGACGCGCTTTCGCATCGTGGATATCTCGAAAACGCACACGGACCCGATCGCGAAAGTCATCCGCGCCAAATTGCGCAAAGAAGGCATTCGCCGCGGCATTCCTGTTGTGTTTTCCGATGAGAAGCCGATTGTTATTCGCGAAGATGTCCGCAAAGTGGTAGGCAATGATCAATCTCCGATCCGCAAGGCGCAAATGCCGCCGTCTTCCAACGCGTTTGTGCCGTCGGTGGCAGGGCTGATCATGGCGTCATACGTTGTGCGGGAACTTTTAAAAGATATTAAAATTTACCGGGTCGGAGAAGATTGA
- the aspS gene encoding aspartate--tRNA ligase encodes MFGRTYYCGEITEKAIGEKVVLKGWVQKRRDLGGLIFIDLRDRTGIVQVVFSPEVSPEALAVAEKVRNEYVLSIEGTVVARAEGTVNPNIPTGKIEIQAERITVINEAKTPPFVISDQTDVAEEVRLKYRYLDLRRPVMFRTLQLRHRVTKAIRDFLDSEGFLEVETPILTKSTPEGARDYLVPSRVHPGEFYALPQSPQIFKQLLMVAGFERYYQIARCFRDEDLRADRQPEFTQIDIETSFMSQEEIMDLTERMMAHVVKTAKGIDVSLPFPRMSYDEAMSRYGSDKPDTRFGLELVDVSEIVKNSSFKVFAGAVANGGQVKAINVKGAADQYSRKDIDGLAEFVARYGAKGLAWLKVEEDGLKGPIAKFFTEEEQAGLTKTLEAEKGDLLLFVADQKAVVADALGALRLKLGKDLNLIDETKLHFLWITDWPLLEYDEEEGRYYAAHHPFTMPVREDLPKLETNPEKVRAQAYDLVLNGYELGGGSMRIFEREVQEKMFRALGFTEEEARAQFGFLLEAFEYGTPPHGGIALGLDRLVMLLAGRSNLRDTIAFPKTASASCLLTEAPSPVSEQQLEELHLAVQWKKEE; translated from the coding sequence ATGTTTGGCAGGACCTATTATTGCGGGGAAATCACGGAAAAAGCGATTGGCGAAAAAGTGGTGCTCAAAGGCTGGGTGCAAAAGCGCCGCGACCTTGGCGGGCTCATTTTCATTGATCTTCGTGACCGAACGGGCATCGTGCAAGTCGTCTTCAGCCCGGAAGTATCGCCGGAAGCGCTGGCTGTTGCGGAAAAAGTGCGGAACGAATATGTATTGAGCATAGAGGGCACCGTCGTCGCCCGCGCGGAAGGAACCGTCAACCCGAACATTCCAACCGGCAAAATTGAAATTCAAGCAGAGCGAATTACGGTCATTAACGAAGCGAAAACACCGCCGTTTGTTATTTCTGACCAAACAGACGTTGCTGAAGAAGTGCGCTTGAAGTATCGCTATTTAGATTTGCGCCGCCCGGTGATGTTCCGCACGTTGCAGCTTCGCCATCGGGTGACGAAAGCGATCCGCGACTTTTTAGACAGCGAAGGGTTTTTAGAAGTGGAAACGCCGATTTTAACGAAAAGCACGCCAGAAGGCGCACGCGACTACTTAGTGCCAAGCCGCGTTCATCCAGGCGAATTTTATGCGCTGCCGCAGTCGCCGCAAATATTTAAGCAATTGTTAATGGTTGCCGGATTTGAGCGGTATTATCAAATTGCCCGTTGTTTCCGCGATGAAGATTTGCGCGCCGACCGGCAGCCGGAGTTTACGCAGATCGATATCGAAACATCGTTTATGAGCCAAGAAGAGATTATGGATTTAACGGAACGAATGATGGCCCACGTTGTCAAAACGGCAAAAGGAATCGATGTTTCTCTTCCGTTCCCGCGCATGTCGTATGATGAGGCGATGAGCCGTTACGGTTCGGACAAGCCGGATACACGTTTTGGTTTAGAGCTTGTCGATGTATCAGAAATTGTGAAGAATTCTTCATTCAAAGTGTTTGCTGGAGCTGTCGCTAACGGCGGACAAGTAAAGGCGATCAATGTAAAAGGCGCGGCAGATCAGTATTCCCGAAAGGATATTGATGGGTTGGCCGAATTTGTCGCCCGCTACGGCGCAAAAGGGCTGGCATGGTTGAAAGTGGAGGAAGACGGACTGAAAGGGCCGATTGCGAAATTTTTCACCGAAGAAGAGCAAGCAGGACTTACAAAAACACTAGAAGCGGAAAAAGGAGATTTATTGCTGTTTGTCGCCGATCAAAAAGCGGTGGTTGCCGATGCGCTTGGCGCCCTGCGGCTGAAGCTTGGCAAAGATTTAAATTTAATTGATGAAACGAAGCTCCATTTCCTTTGGATTACGGATTGGCCGCTTCTTGAGTATGACGAGGAAGAAGGGCGTTATTACGCAGCCCATCATCCGTTTACGATGCCGGTGCGGGAAGACTTGCCGAAACTTGAAACGAATCCAGAAAAAGTAAGAGCACAGGCGTATGACCTTGTTCTCAACGGCTATGAGCTTGGCGGCGGTTCGATGCGGATTTTTGAGCGCGAAGTGCAAGAAAAGATGTTCCGCGCCTTAGGATTTACTGAAGAGGAAGCGCGCGCGCAGTTTGGCTTCTTGCTTGAAGCGTTTGAATACGGCACCCCGCCGCATGGCGGCATTGCGCTCGGCTTAGACCGCCTTGTCATGCTGCTGGCGGGACGGTCCAACTTGCGCGATACAATCGCGTTTCCAAAAACGGCGAGCGCTAGCTGTCTGCTTACCGAAGCGCCTAGCCCAGTCAGCGAGCAGCAGCTAGAAGAATTGCATTTAGCGGTCCAATGGAAAAAAGAAGAGTAA
- the hisS gene encoding histidine--tRNA ligase — protein sequence MAFQIPRGTQDILPGQVEKWQYIEKIARDICERYNYHEIRTPIFEHTELFLRGVGDTTDIVQKEMYTFEDKGGRSLTLRPEGTAPVVRSFVEHKMYGDPNQPVKLYYIGPMFRYERPQAGRFRQFVQFGVEALGSNDPAMDAEVIALAMELYQTLGLKQLKLVINSLGDAESRKAHRQALIDHFQSRIHELCEDCQVRLEKNPLRILDCKKDRDHELMATAPSILDYLNEESRQYFEKVKSYLTKLGIPFEVDARLVRGLDYYNHTTFEIMSDAEGFGAITTLCGGGRYNGLVQEIGGPETPGIGFALSIERLLAALAAEGIALPVREGIDCYVVAVGEKAKGESVLLVNQLRKAGMIADKDYQDRKVKGQLKAADRLNAKFVAILGDDELAKNVINIKEMSTGEQTEVPLPSLIDFLKERLA from the coding sequence ATGGCTTTTCAAATTCCTAGAGGAACGCAAGATATTTTGCCTGGTCAAGTTGAAAAGTGGCAGTATATTGAAAAGATCGCCCGCGATATTTGCGAGCGTTACAATTATCATGAAATCCGCACGCCGATTTTTGAACATACGGAGCTGTTTTTGCGCGGGGTCGGCGATACGACCGATATTGTGCAAAAAGAAATGTATACGTTTGAAGATAAAGGCGGAAGAAGCTTGACGCTTCGTCCGGAAGGCACGGCGCCGGTTGTACGTTCATTTGTGGAACATAAAATGTATGGCGATCCAAATCAGCCGGTGAAGCTGTATTACATAGGGCCGATGTTCCGCTATGAACGGCCGCAGGCTGGACGGTTCCGCCAATTTGTACAATTCGGCGTCGAGGCGCTCGGCAGCAATGATCCGGCGATGGACGCGGAAGTGATTGCGTTGGCGATGGAACTATACCAAACATTAGGATTAAAGCAATTAAAATTAGTGATTAACAGCCTTGGGGATGCCGAAAGCCGCAAAGCGCACCGCCAAGCGTTAATCGATCATTTCCAAAGCCGGATTCATGAACTTTGCGAAGACTGCCAAGTGCGTCTCGAGAAAAATCCGCTTCGCATCCTTGACTGCAAAAAAGACCGAGATCATGAGTTGATGGCGACAGCACCGTCCATCCTTGATTATTTAAACGAGGAATCGCGCCAGTATTTTGAAAAAGTAAAATCGTACTTGACGAAATTGGGCATTCCGTTTGAAGTAGACGCGCGCCTTGTGCGCGGGTTGGATTATTACAACCATACGACATTTGAAATTATGAGCGATGCCGAAGGGTTCGGCGCCATTACGACATTATGCGGCGGCGGCCGTTACAATGGGCTCGTGCAGGAAATCGGCGGACCGGAAACGCCGGGCATTGGCTTTGCCCTTAGCATCGAGCGGCTTCTGGCCGCGTTGGCGGCGGAAGGAATCGCTTTGCCGGTTCGTGAAGGAATTGATTGTTATGTCGTGGCTGTTGGCGAAAAGGCAAAAGGAGAGTCTGTATTATTAGTAAATCAACTGCGCAAAGCGGGAATGATCGCCGATAAAGACTACCAAGACCGGAAAGTAAAGGGGCAGCTGAAAGCGGCTGACCGGTTAAACGCAAAATTTGTGGCGATTCTTGGCGACGATGAGCTCGCCAAAAATGTCATCAATATAAAAGAAATGAGTACAGGGGAACAAACGGAAGTACCGTTGCCGTCATTGATCGATTTCTTAAAAGAACGATTAGCATAG
- the dtd gene encoding D-aminoacyl-tRNA deacylase has translation MKVVVQRAKKAKVTVNGEVVGAIGHGLVLLVGVTHSDTIEDVAFIADKIAHLRIFEDETGKMNLSVLDIGGDILSVSQFTLYGDCRKGRRPNFMEAARPDHALPLYEALNEALRQKGIRVETGKFGAMMEVELINDGPVTLIVESKEKTGN, from the coding sequence ATGAAAGTAGTCGTGCAGCGAGCGAAGAAAGCAAAAGTAACGGTGAATGGAGAAGTGGTCGGGGCGATCGGGCACGGTCTTGTCCTGCTTGTCGGCGTCACCCATAGCGATACGATCGAAGATGTCGCCTTTATCGCCGATAAAATCGCCCATTTGCGTATTTTTGAAGATGAAACGGGAAAAATGAATCTTTCTGTGTTGGATATCGGCGGCGATATTTTATCTGTTTCGCAGTTTACGTTATACGGCGATTGCCGAAAAGGGCGGCGGCCGAATTTTATGGAAGCCGCAAGACCAGATCATGCGCTGCCGTTGTACGAAGCACTGAACGAGGCGCTGCGGCAGAAAGGGATTCGCGTCGAAACAGGAAAATTTGGTGCAATGATGGAAGTAGAACTCATTAATGACGGTCCGGTGACACTCATTGTCGAAAGCAAGGAAAAAACGGGGAACTAA
- a CDS encoding RelA/SpoT family protein: protein MANEQVLTAEQVFEQAGCYLSEKDVEFIKKAYEFAKHAHRDQYRKSGEPYIIHPIQVAGILVDLKMDPATIAAGFLHDVVEDTEATKEDLEQEFGAEVAMLVNGVTKLGKIKYKSQEEQQAENHRKMFLAMAQDIRVILIKLADRLHNMRTLKHLPAEKQRRIANETLEIFAPLAHRLGISKIKWELEDTALRYLNPQQYYRIVNLMKKKRAEREQYLEEVIQEVRERLNEVQIPCEISGRPKHIYSIYRKMVMQNKQFNEIYDLLAVRIIVNSIKDCYAVLGIIHTCWKPMPGRFKDYIAMPKPNMYQSLHTTVIGPKGEPLEVQIRTFEMHQIAEFGIAAHWAYKEGKTIKPNSFEEKLSWFREILEWQNDASNAEEFMESLKMDLFSDMVFVFTPKGDVIELPAGSVPIDFAYRIHSEIGNKTIGAKVNGKMVPLDYKLQTGDIVEILTSKHSYGPSQDWLKLAQTSHAKNKIRQFFKKQRREENIEKGRELVEKEVRSLGFDVKEILTAENVKRVAEKFNFSNEEDMYAAVGYHGITAAQIAHRLTDKWRKQRDLEEQQKKLAETILETKVPAGKKRDFGIRVQGMDNLLIRLSRCCNPVPGDEIIGFITRGRGVSVHRVDCPNVQTEEAADRLISVEWESDANTSREYNVDIEITGFDRRGLLNEVLQAVNETKTDISAVSGRSDHRNKIATINMTIAIRNVSHLQKVVDRIKQIPDIYSVQRIMNN, encoded by the coding sequence ATGGCCAATGAACAAGTATTGACAGCGGAGCAAGTCTTTGAACAAGCGGGCTGTTATTTATCGGAAAAAGATGTCGAATTTATTAAAAAGGCGTATGAATTTGCGAAACATGCCCATCGCGATCAATATCGCAAATCGGGGGAACCGTATATTATTCACCCGATTCAAGTCGCAGGGATCTTAGTGGATCTAAAAATGGATCCTGCCACGATCGCTGCTGGATTTCTCCATGACGTCGTCGAGGATACAGAGGCGACAAAAGAGGATTTGGAACAGGAATTCGGCGCTGAAGTGGCGATGCTTGTCAACGGGGTGACAAAGCTAGGAAAAATTAAATATAAATCTCAGGAAGAACAGCAAGCGGAAAACCATCGCAAAATGTTTTTAGCAATGGCGCAAGATATCCGCGTCATTTTAATTAAATTAGCGGACCGCCTTCACAATATGCGGACGTTGAAACATTTGCCGGCGGAAAAACAGCGGCGCATCGCCAATGAAACGCTGGAAATTTTCGCACCGTTGGCCCATCGCCTTGGAATTTCCAAAATTAAATGGGAACTGGAAGATACCGCTCTTCGCTACTTAAATCCGCAGCAATACTACCGCATCGTGAACTTAATGAAGAAAAAGCGGGCCGAACGCGAGCAATATTTGGAAGAAGTGATTCAGGAAGTACGTGAACGGTTGAACGAGGTTCAGATTCCGTGTGAAATTTCCGGCCGGCCGAAGCATATTTACAGCATCTACCGCAAAATGGTCATGCAAAACAAACAGTTTAACGAAATTTACGATTTGCTTGCCGTCCGCATTATTGTCAACAGCATTAAAGACTGCTACGCCGTACTAGGCATTATCCATACTTGCTGGAAGCCGATGCCGGGTCGTTTCAAAGATTATATTGCGATGCCAAAACCGAATATGTACCAATCGCTCCATACGACCGTGATCGGTCCAAAAGGCGAGCCGCTTGAAGTGCAAATTCGCACATTTGAGATGCATCAAATCGCGGAGTTTGGGATTGCCGCTCACTGGGCATATAAAGAAGGGAAGACAATCAAACCAAATTCGTTCGAAGAAAAGCTTTCCTGGTTCCGGGAAATTTTAGAGTGGCAAAACGATGCAAGCAACGCGGAAGAATTTATGGAATCGCTGAAGATGGATTTATTCTCCGACATGGTGTTTGTGTTTACGCCAAAAGGAGATGTCATCGAATTGCCGGCCGGCTCGGTGCCGATTGATTTTGCTTACCGCATCCATTCGGAAATTGGCAATAAAACGATCGGCGCCAAAGTCAACGGCAAAATGGTGCCGCTTGATTACAAGTTGCAGACAGGCGATATTGTCGAGATTCTGACTTCGAAGCACTCATACGGACCAAGTCAAGATTGGCTGAAGCTGGCGCAGACATCCCATGCGAAAAATAAAATCCGTCAGTTTTTCAAAAAGCAAAGACGGGAAGAAAATATTGAAAAAGGAAGAGAGCTTGTCGAAAAAGAAGTCCGCAGCCTTGGGTTTGATGTAAAAGAAATTTTAACGGCAGAAAATGTCAAGCGCGTTGCGGAGAAATTCAATTTTTCCAACGAAGAGGATATGTACGCCGCTGTCGGTTATCACGGGATTACCGCGGCGCAAATTGCTCACCGTTTAACAGATAAATGGCGGAAGCAGCGTGATTTAGAAGAACAGCAAAAAAAATTGGCGGAGACGATATTGGAAACAAAAGTGCCGGCCGGAAAGAAACGTGATTTCGGCATCCGCGTTCAAGGGATGGACAATTTGCTGATCCGCCTGTCGCGCTGTTGCAACCCGGTTCCCGGCGACGAAATTATCGGTTTTATTACAAGAGGACGGGGCGTTTCCGTCCATCGCGTCGATTGTCCTAACGTGCAGACGGAAGAAGCGGCCGACCGCTTAATTTCGGTCGAATGGGAAAGCGACGCAAACACAAGCCGCGAATATAACGTGGACATTGAAATTACCGGTTTTGACCGCCGCGGCCTGCTCAATGAAGTGTTGCAGGCGGTGAATGAAACAAAAACAGATATTTCGGCTGTTTCCGGCAGATCCGATCACCGCAATAAAATCGCCACGATTAATATGACGATTGCGATTCGCAATGTCAGCCATTTGCAAAAGGTGGTCGACCGTATTAAACAAATACCAGATATTTACTCGGTACAGCGAATCATGAATAACTAG
- a CDS encoding adenine phosphoribosyltransferase, with amino-acid sequence MDLKQLKQYITIVPDFPKPGIMFKDITTLMDKGEAYKYATDQIVEYAREKKIDIVVGPEARGFIIGCPVAYALGVGFAPVRKEGKLPREVVRVEYGLEYGKDVLTMHKDAIKPGQRVLITDDLLATGGTIRATIQLVEQLGGIVAGIAFLIELTELGGRKKLEGYDVLTLMQF; translated from the coding sequence ATGGACTTAAAACAATTAAAACAATATATTACGATTGTTCCTGACTTCCCAAAACCGGGGATTATGTTTAAAGATATTACGACGTTAATGGATAAAGGCGAAGCGTATAAATATGCGACAGACCAAATTGTGGAGTATGCGCGCGAAAAGAAAATCGATATTGTTGTCGGTCCGGAAGCACGCGGATTTATTATCGGCTGTCCGGTTGCGTACGCCCTTGGAGTCGGATTTGCCCCAGTGCGCAAGGAAGGCAAATTGCCGCGGGAGGTAGTTCGTGTCGAATACGGTCTAGAATATGGAAAAGATGTGCTGACCATGCATAAAGACGCAATTAAGCCGGGGCAGCGGGTGCTGATTACCGATGACCTATTGGCGACAGGCGGAACAATTCGCGCCACGATTCAGCTTGTTGAACAGCTTGGCGGCATCGTAGCAGGCATTGCCTTTTTAATCGAGCTTACCGAGCTAGGCGGACGCAAAAAGCTAGAAGGCTATGATGTTTTAACGCTCATGCAATTCTAG